CGGGTGCGCGCCGCCTCCGACAAGGGCCCGCTCGACATGACCATGGTCTTCCTCGACTACAACAAGCCGGTGACGGTGAAGGCCCCGCCCGCCAAGGACACCGTCGACCTCGCGCAGCTGATGAAGGACGCCCAGAAGGGCTGATCCGGCACCGAACCGTCGCTGGGCCGAGGCGCCGTGGGGTGCTGGGCCGAGGCGCCGTCGAGTGCCGGGACGAGGCGCTGTCGAGCGGATTTGCTTGACAGCGACCCCGTCACGTACTGTTCCCCAGAAGCCAAAGACCGCTGGTCGTTGCCTTGTGCTCGCAAGAGGGCAGGGCGGCCGAAGGATCCGCTGAAACTGCGGACGACCCGCGTAGGTGACCGTGGATGTGCTCCCGGAGTTCGCTTGCCCAGCTTGCGGACCTACCGGTCGAGCTACGCCCCGTGCGCCTGCGCCGGGGCGTTTCGTTTTGTCCAGCCCCTTCTGAGCGGTCCTCATCACCCGGAAGGAGGCCGACGCTCTATGGCAAGGCCCGACAAGGCTGCCGCGGTAGCCGAGCTCGCGGACCAGTTCCGCAGCTCGAACGCCGCCGTGCTGACCGAGTACCGGGGTCTCACCGTGGCGCAGCTCAAGACGCTGCGTCGTTCGCTCGGTGAAGACGCCCAGTACGCCGTGGTGAAGAACACGCTGACCAAGATTGCGGCCAACGAGGCCGGGATCTCCACGCTCGACGACCTGTTCAACGGTCCGACGGCGGTCGCGTTCATCACCGGTGACCCGGTGGTGTCCGCGAAGGGTCTTCGTGACTTCGCCAAGGACAACCCCAACCTCGTCATCAAGGGCGGTGTCCTTGACGGCAAGGCGCTGTCCGCCGACGAGATCAAGAAGCTTGCGGACCTCGAGTCCCGCGAGGTTCTGCTCGCCAAGCTGGCGGGTGCCTTCAAGGGCAAGCAGACTCAGGCTGCCCAGCTCTTCCAGGCGCTCCCCTCGAAGCTCGTCCGCACCGTGGACGCTCTTCGTGCCA
This portion of the Streptomyces mirabilis genome encodes:
- the rplJ gene encoding 50S ribosomal protein L10, translated to MARPDKAAAVAELADQFRSSNAAVLTEYRGLTVAQLKTLRRSLGEDAQYAVVKNTLTKIAANEAGISTLDDLFNGPTAVAFITGDPVVSAKGLRDFAKDNPNLVIKGGVLDGKALSADEIKKLADLESREVLLAKLAGAFKGKQTQAAQLFQALPSKLVRTVDALRAKQAEQGGAE